The following proteins come from a genomic window of Kitasatospora sp. NBC_01246:
- a CDS encoding TetR/AcrR family transcriptional regulator, which produces MASTDAGETGTGTPDTTTAGAGRTTGRRERLRAETTAEIKKVALELMAAGGPDAITLRAIAREMGMTANAIYGYFATRDELVTTLIDNVYSSLADAVEAAWAAAPTGDPAARIRAWADAFRDWALANPEGFRLVYGDPVPGYRSPEGGAAPDAAHRVCTGITALAAEAWPYAEPRYSDSEFAWSDFDPGLLDKVRPAFPDLPPAAVALALRTWSHLHGLVSLEIYGHLRTQTLSPGKLFREELAQLVRSLGIPPRG; this is translated from the coding sequence GTGGCAAGCACAGACGCGGGAGAGACCGGCACCGGAACCCCTGACACGACGACCGCGGGCGCGGGACGGACAACGGGGCGCCGCGAGCGGCTGCGGGCCGAGACCACCGCCGAGATCAAGAAGGTCGCGCTGGAGCTGATGGCAGCGGGCGGCCCCGACGCGATCACGCTGCGGGCCATCGCCCGCGAGATGGGCATGACGGCCAACGCCATCTACGGGTACTTCGCCACCCGCGACGAGCTGGTCACCACGCTGATCGACAACGTCTACAGCTCACTGGCCGACGCCGTGGAGGCCGCTTGGGCGGCCGCCCCCACCGGGGACCCGGCGGCCCGGATCCGGGCCTGGGCCGACGCCTTCCGGGACTGGGCCCTGGCCAATCCCGAGGGCTTCCGCCTCGTCTACGGCGACCCCGTCCCCGGCTACCGGTCCCCCGAGGGCGGCGCCGCCCCGGACGCCGCCCACCGGGTCTGCACCGGCATCACCGCACTCGCGGCCGAGGCCTGGCCGTACGCCGAACCCCGGTACTCCGACAGCGAGTTCGCGTGGTCCGACTTCGACCCCGGCCTGCTCGACAAGGTCCGCCCGGCCTTCCCCGACCTGCCCCCCGCCGCCGTGGCACTCGCCCTGCGGACCTGGAGCCACCTGCACGGCCTGGTGTCACTGGAGATCTACGGCCACCTGCGGACCCAGACCCTCAGCCCCGGGAAGCTCTTCCGCGAGGAACTGGCCCAGCTCGTCCGCTCCCTGGGCATCCCCCCGCGGGGGTGA
- a CDS encoding threonine/serine ThrE exporter family protein codes for MPMAERPLAAGGEPRQWPGPAEASGVLDLALRVGEALLASGESAEDVEGAMLGVAHAYRVYPCEPQVTYTLVAISYQPTPDVAPLTAERAVRRPASDYTRLAAVFRLVTAITAGEVAAEEARHRLTVLLGRRPPYPGWLLVLASGLLAGSATLLVGGRADGRAWLVFGTAFVAALTGDRLAALVARHDLPEFYGFVAAATPAATIGSLLSLNGLHLRGSVVITGGLFALLPGRPLVAAAQDGLTGFYLTAAARLLEVLYLMAGIVIGVMTVLYLGVSNDADLTPDGAPGSTVNPPLQLAAAMLLALTFAVLLRTDRATLAPVVLNSAVGWTTYAVLAGAGVEPIVATGLAAGLVGLFGQLMARYRAMSALPHVTAALGPLMPGSVLYFGMLAFVQGRPEAGCSWVGRACATAMALAIGVNLGGEVARLFLPASRPAFTSRRPTGRHRR; via the coding sequence ATGCCGATGGCCGAACGCCCGCTCGCGGCCGGCGGAGAACCGCGGCAGTGGCCCGGCCCGGCGGAGGCGTCGGGCGTCCTGGACCTCGCCCTGCGGGTGGGCGAGGCGCTGCTCGCCAGCGGCGAGTCCGCGGAGGACGTGGAGGGCGCGATGCTGGGCGTCGCCCACGCCTACCGCGTGTACCCCTGCGAGCCGCAGGTGACCTACACCCTGGTGGCGATCTCCTACCAGCCGACGCCGGACGTCGCGCCGCTGACGGCCGAACGCGCGGTCCGCCGTCCGGCCAGCGACTACACCCGGCTCGCCGCCGTCTTCCGCCTGGTCACCGCCATCACGGCGGGCGAGGTGGCGGCCGAGGAGGCCCGGCACCGGCTGACCGTCCTGCTCGGCCGCCGGCCCCCGTACCCGGGCTGGCTCCTCGTCCTCGCCTCCGGGCTGCTGGCCGGCTCCGCGACCCTGCTGGTCGGCGGCCGGGCCGACGGCCGGGCCTGGCTGGTCTTCGGGACCGCCTTCGTCGCCGCCCTGACCGGTGACCGGCTGGCCGCCCTGGTCGCCCGCCACGACCTGCCCGAGTTCTACGGCTTCGTGGCCGCCGCGACACCGGCCGCGACGATCGGCAGCCTGCTCTCGCTGAACGGGCTCCACCTGCGCGGCTCCGTGGTCATCACCGGCGGGCTGTTCGCCCTGCTGCCGGGCCGCCCGCTGGTGGCCGCGGCCCAGGACGGCCTGACCGGCTTCTACCTCACCGCGGCCGCCCGGCTGCTCGAAGTGCTGTACCTGATGGCCGGCATCGTGATCGGCGTCATGACGGTGCTGTACCTGGGCGTCAGCAACGACGCCGACCTGACCCCCGACGGGGCGCCGGGCAGCACGGTGAACCCGCCGCTCCAACTCGCGGCCGCGATGCTGCTGGCACTGACCTTCGCCGTCCTGCTGCGCACCGACCGGGCCACCCTGGCCCCGGTCGTCCTCAACAGCGCCGTCGGCTGGACCACCTACGCCGTCCTGGCCGGTGCCGGCGTCGAGCCGATCGTGGCCACCGGGCTCGCCGCCGGGCTGGTCGGCCTGTTCGGCCAGCTGATGGCCCGCTACCGGGCGATGTCCGCGCTGCCGCACGTCACGGCGGCGCTCGGGCCGCTGATGCCCGGCTCGGTGCTGTACTTCGGCATGCTCGCGTTCGTCCAGGGCCGGCCCGAGGCCGGGTGCAGCTGGGTCGGTCGGGCGTGCGCCACCGCGATGGCCCTGGCCATCGGCGTCAACCTCGGGGGAGAGGTGGCCCGCCTCTTCCTCCCGGCCTCGCGGCCGGCGTTCACCTCCCGGCGCCCCACCGGCCGCCACCGCCGCTGA
- a CDS encoding alpha/beta hydrolase family protein → MSVPHSTDAPATVLSAKPVVLPAPGRGEDLQVRVSAPATGRGLPVVLFSHGFGWSMDGYAPLADYWAAHGFVVLQPTHLDSRTLGIPADDPRTPRIWRLRIEDLTRVLDGLDVLEAAVPGLGGRVDHGRVAVAGHSWGAQTASALLGARVLDADGVPGESMADPRVKAGVLLAAAGLGDDLTPFAAEHLPFLKPSFDAMTTPALVVAGDRDQSHLSTRGPDWFTDPYTYSPGRKSLLTLFGAEHSLGGIVGYEVAETTDESPARVALIRRLTTAFLRSTLQAEDADWQAALTALGADPEPLGSVRSK, encoded by the coding sequence ATGTCAGTCCCCCACAGCACCGACGCACCCGCCACGGTGCTCTCCGCCAAGCCGGTCGTCCTGCCCGCCCCGGGCCGCGGCGAGGACCTCCAGGTCCGGGTGTCCGCCCCGGCGACCGGCCGCGGCCTGCCGGTGGTCCTCTTCTCGCACGGCTTCGGCTGGTCGATGGACGGCTACGCCCCGCTCGCGGACTACTGGGCCGCCCACGGCTTCGTCGTCCTGCAGCCCACCCACCTGGACTCCCGCACCCTCGGCATCCCGGCCGACGACCCGCGCACCCCGCGGATCTGGCGCCTGCGCATCGAGGACCTCACGCGCGTGCTGGACGGGCTCGACGTCCTGGAAGCCGCCGTGCCGGGCCTCGGCGGGCGCGTCGACCACGGCCGGGTCGCCGTGGCCGGCCACTCCTGGGGCGCCCAGACGGCGAGCGCGCTGCTCGGCGCACGCGTCCTGGACGCCGACGGCGTTCCCGGCGAGTCCATGGCCGATCCCCGGGTGAAGGCGGGCGTCCTGCTGGCGGCAGCCGGTCTGGGCGACGACCTGACCCCGTTCGCCGCCGAGCACCTGCCCTTCCTGAAGCCGTCCTTCGACGCCATGACCACACCGGCCCTCGTGGTCGCCGGGGACCGCGACCAGTCCCACCTGTCCACCCGCGGCCCGGACTGGTTCACCGACCCCTACACCTACAGCCCGGGCCGCAAGAGCCTGCTCACCCTGTTCGGCGCGGAGCACTCGCTCGGTGGAATCGTCGGGTACGAGGTCGCCGAGACGACCGACGAGAGCCCCGCGCGGGTCGCCCTGATCCGGCGGCTCACCACGGCCTTCCTCCGCAGCACCCTCCAGGCCGAGGACGCCGACTGGCAGGCGGCGCTCACCGCCCTCGGGGCGGACCCCGAGCCGCTGGGCAGCGTCCGGAGCAAGTAG
- a CDS encoding flavin reductase family protein: MPDFDAFAALLDYPVYVVTAAAGRERAGCLVGFAGQCSIRPVRFAVWISKANHTHAVASRAEFLVVHLLPRHRHDLAELFGGRTGDDTDKFADVRWTPGPGGAPVLADAAAHFAGRVHARTDGGDHTGFLLDPVDTRTTADRAPLTFRDVTDIDAGHPA; the protein is encoded by the coding sequence ATGCCCGACTTCGACGCCTTCGCCGCCCTGCTGGACTACCCGGTGTACGTCGTCACCGCGGCCGCCGGCCGGGAGCGCGCCGGGTGCCTGGTCGGCTTCGCCGGTCAGTGCTCGATCCGGCCGGTGCGCTTCGCGGTGTGGATCTCCAAGGCGAACCACACCCACGCCGTCGCGTCGCGCGCGGAGTTCCTGGTGGTCCACCTCCTGCCCCGGCACCGCCACGACCTCGCCGAGCTGTTCGGCGGGCGCACCGGCGACGACACCGACAAGTTCGCGGACGTCCGCTGGACGCCGGGACCGGGCGGGGCGCCCGTCCTGGCGGACGCGGCGGCCCACTTCGCCGGCCGCGTCCACGCCCGGACCGACGGCGGCGACCACACCGGCTTCCTCCTCGACCCCGTCGACACCCGGACCACCGCGGACCGAGCGCCGCTCACCTTCCGCGACGTCACCGACATCGACGCGGGGCACCCCGCCTGA
- a CDS encoding TetR/AcrR family transcriptional regulator: MNDSGQGAESAAGSKRKDARRNQQALLDAAAAAFVTSGVEAPVRDIAVAAGVGIGTIYRHFPTRADLVIAVYRHQVEACAEAGPALLASSPSPHVALARWADLFVDFLVTKHGLAAAMQTDSAGFETLHAYFLDRLLPVCTLLLDAAAAAGETDSDLTAYQLMRGIGNLCIGADSDPRYDARPLAALLVAGLRRRP, translated from the coding sequence GTGAACGACAGCGGCCAGGGCGCGGAGAGCGCAGCCGGGTCCAAGCGAAAGGACGCCCGGCGCAACCAGCAGGCCCTGCTGGACGCGGCCGCCGCGGCCTTCGTCACCTCGGGGGTCGAGGCACCGGTGCGCGACATCGCGGTCGCCGCCGGCGTCGGGATCGGTACCATCTACCGCCACTTCCCCACCCGGGCGGACCTCGTCATCGCGGTCTACCGCCACCAGGTCGAGGCGTGCGCCGAGGCCGGCCCGGCCCTGCTGGCGAGCAGCCCGTCACCGCACGTGGCGCTCGCCCGGTGGGCCGACCTCTTCGTCGACTTCCTGGTCACCAAGCACGGCCTGGCCGCCGCGATGCAGACCGACAGTGCCGGCTTCGAGACCCTGCACGCCTACTTCCTCGACCGCCTCCTGCCGGTGTGCACCCTGCTCCTCGACGCCGCGGCCGCCGCCGGCGAGACCGACTCCGACCTCACCGCGTACCAACTCATGCGCGGCATCGGCAACCTCTGCATCGGCGCCGACAGCGACCCCCGCTACGACGCGCGCCCGCTGGCCGCACTCCTCGTTGCCGGCCTGCGCCGCCGGCCCTGA
- a CDS encoding PP2C family protein-serine/threonine phosphatase — protein sequence MTDETLPLNLGEQLMEQFLTTRRTLDPADVPVLAQQYAQTLGIGVSTVYLADIQQNHLFALGGGAALPIEGTLAGWTYRTGGLRVAESDDGKLLAWFPLVDGAERLGVLGVRAAALDNAAVRRCRLLAAMLAMVITSKRDTSDSYARGTRVETMSLPAEMLRAFLPLRTVCNGQVISTAVLEPAYDLGGDAFDHSLAAGVLHAAVLDAMGHDLASGLTAAVALAACRNARRNGADLPDLVDTIDDALQRWFPDRFATGIFARLDLATGTLHWSNCGHPPPLLIRGHEVVADALTRTAEPPLGLSGLSGGPRAVHTFSLRPGDRILLYTDGVIEAKGTNHEMFGLERFADFVIRATAAGEAAPEALRRLIHALLENQDSTLTDDATIMMIEWQPSDLPASDPDRLP from the coding sequence ATGACCGACGAGACCCTGCCGCTCAACCTGGGTGAGCAGCTGATGGAACAGTTCCTCACCACGCGACGCACGCTCGACCCGGCCGACGTCCCGGTGCTGGCCCAGCAGTACGCCCAGACCCTCGGCATCGGAGTGAGCACCGTGTACCTGGCCGACATCCAGCAGAACCACCTGTTCGCCCTCGGCGGCGGTGCCGCCCTCCCGATCGAGGGCACGCTGGCCGGCTGGACGTACCGCACCGGGGGGCTGCGGGTGGCGGAGAGCGACGACGGCAAGCTGCTCGCCTGGTTCCCGCTGGTCGACGGCGCCGAGCGGCTCGGCGTCCTGGGCGTGCGGGCCGCCGCGCTCGACAACGCCGCGGTGCGCCGCTGCCGGCTCCTCGCCGCGATGCTGGCGATGGTGATCACCTCTAAGCGCGACACCAGCGACAGCTACGCCCGGGGGACGCGGGTGGAGACGATGAGCCTGCCGGCCGAGATGCTGCGGGCCTTCCTCCCCCTGCGGACCGTCTGCAACGGCCAGGTCATCTCGACCGCCGTCCTGGAGCCCGCCTACGACCTCGGCGGTGACGCCTTCGACCACTCGCTGGCCGCCGGCGTCCTGCACGCCGCCGTGCTGGACGCGATGGGGCACGACCTCGCCTCCGGTCTGACCGCCGCGGTCGCCCTGGCGGCCTGCCGCAACGCCCGTCGCAACGGCGCCGACCTCCCGGACCTCGTCGACACCATCGACGACGCCCTGCAGCGCTGGTTCCCGGACCGCTTCGCCACCGGCATCTTCGCCCGGCTCGACCTCGCCACCGGCACCCTGCACTGGTCCAACTGCGGCCACCCGCCCCCGCTGCTGATCCGGGGCCACGAGGTCGTCGCGGACGCCCTGACCCGTACCGCCGAGCCGCCGCTGGGGCTGTCGGGTCTGTCGGGCGGTCCGCGCGCCGTGCACACCTTCTCGCTCCGGCCGGGCGACCGGATCCTCCTCTACACCGACGGCGTCATCGAGGCCAAGGGCACCAACCACGAGATGTTCGGGCTGGAGCGCTTCGCCGACTTCGTCATCCGCGCGACCGCGGCCGGCGAGGCGGCCCCCGAGGCGCTGCGCCGTCTCATCCACGCCCTGCTGGAGAACCAGGACAGCACGCTGACCGACGACGCCACCATCATGATGATCGAGTGGCAGCCGTCCGACCTGCCGGCCTCCGACCCCGACCGGCTCCCGTGA
- a CDS encoding erythromycin esterase family protein produces MARHHQHIGRRGLLAAAAVAIGAVLAPVAAQAAPAASAAPPVEAAGTSGVVRALDRAAHPLRSTEPGRGTADLRALGAMIGDAKVVGLGEATHGSHEFFAMKERVFRHLVEEKGFTTFALELSWSAGLRIDDYLQTGRGGDARSVAKAALADSPWDREEFVSLIEWMRDYNRHHPDRTVHFMGDDIGAPSLDDAFFARITDYVRQTDPQALARLDALYTGLRPIDDAFAYLGRPLAERRRLAAQARQALDLVSGLRGSDPEAAAWAEQNARSVAQTATFLSLDPGDATTLPEFERFRDEVMAQNVTWWQRRTGGKVLLSAHNDHVGRLAGDPALYPRTQGAYLNDTMGRDYLPIGFTFYQGSLLSKDAALGGPWKKFTEGPPTSDMSEYTLDQVRHRDFYLDVRTAPAAARAWLSGTRPVRTYGTQYPYPPGNVALGTSFDVLVHLHDIREADRTP; encoded by the coding sequence ATGGCACGGCATCACCAGCACATCGGTCGGCGGGGGCTGCTGGCCGCGGCGGCCGTCGCGATCGGAGCGGTCCTCGCTCCGGTCGCGGCCCAGGCGGCGCCGGCGGCATCGGCGGCACCGCCCGTCGAAGCGGCCGGGACGAGCGGCGTGGTCCGCGCGCTGGACCGGGCGGCCCACCCGCTGCGCTCGACCGAACCGGGCCGCGGCACGGCCGATCTGCGCGCCCTGGGAGCGATGATCGGCGACGCGAAGGTGGTCGGGCTCGGCGAGGCCACCCACGGCTCCCACGAGTTCTTCGCCATGAAGGAGCGGGTCTTCCGCCACCTCGTCGAGGAGAAGGGCTTCACCACCTTCGCCCTGGAACTCAGTTGGTCCGCCGGACTCCGGATCGACGACTACCTGCAGACCGGCCGCGGCGGCGACGCCCGCAGCGTCGCCAAGGCGGCCCTGGCCGACTCCCCCTGGGACCGCGAGGAATTCGTCAGCCTCATCGAGTGGATGCGCGACTACAACCGCCACCACCCGGACCGCACCGTCCACTTCATGGGCGACGACATCGGCGCGCCCTCGCTCGACGACGCGTTCTTCGCCCGGATCACCGACTACGTGCGGCAGACCGACCCGCAGGCCCTCGCCCGGCTCGACGCGCTCTACACCGGACTGCGCCCGATCGACGACGCCTTCGCCTACCTGGGCAGGCCGCTCGCCGAGCGCCGGCGACTCGCCGCGCAGGCCCGGCAGGCCCTCGACCTGGTCAGCGGTCTGCGGGGCAGCGACCCGGAGGCCGCCGCCTGGGCCGAGCAGAACGCCCGCTCCGTCGCCCAGACCGCCACCTTCCTCTCCCTCGACCCCGGGGACGCCACGACACTGCCCGAGTTCGAACGCTTCCGGGACGAGGTGATGGCGCAGAACGTCACCTGGTGGCAGCGGCGCACCGGCGGGAAGGTGCTGCTCTCCGCCCACAACGACCACGTCGGCCGCCTCGCCGGCGACCCGGCGCTGTACCCCAGGACGCAGGGCGCCTACCTGAACGACACGATGGGCCGCGACTACCTGCCGATCGGCTTCACCTTCTACCAGGGATCGCTCCTCTCCAAGGACGCCGCCCTGGGCGGCCCCTGGAAGAAGTTCACCGAGGGGCCACCCACCTCGGACATGAGCGAGTACACCCTCGACCAGGTCCGCCATCGGGACTTCTACCTGGACGTCCGCACCGCCCCGGCCGCCGCCAGGGCCTGGCTGAGCGGCACCCGGCCCGTCCGCACCTACGGCACGCAGTACCCGTACCCGCCCGGGAACGTCGCGCTCGGCACGTCCTTCGACGTCCTGGTCCACCTCCACGACATCCGGGAGGCCGACCGGACGCCGTAG
- a CDS encoding DinB family protein: MNDQPVRWTQATVYPDMWVDPDNDPRNGDGPAPDGELATLMGYLADYRATLLMKCEGLEPEQLARRSVPPSTMSLLGLVRHLAEVERDWRNWLDDAEPLPKLYGRRDADFDEVVGERSAVDAAYADLAREQAATDAALAGHTDLGARLEKDGIAVRELLVHRIEEYARHCGHADLLRECVDGRVGQ; this comes from the coding sequence ATGAACGACCAACCCGTGCGATGGACCCAGGCGACCGTCTACCCCGACATGTGGGTCGACCCGGACAACGACCCGCGCAACGGCGACGGACCCGCTCCGGACGGCGAACTCGCGACGCTGATGGGCTACCTGGCGGACTACCGTGCGACCCTGCTGATGAAGTGCGAGGGCCTGGAGCCGGAGCAGCTCGCCCGCCGGTCGGTCCCGCCGTCGACGATGTCGCTGCTCGGCCTGGTCCGCCACCTCGCCGAGGTCGAACGGGACTGGCGGAACTGGCTGGACGACGCCGAGCCGCTGCCCAAGCTGTACGGCAGGCGTGACGCGGACTTCGACGAGGTGGTCGGCGAACGGTCCGCCGTCGACGCCGCGTACGCCGACCTGGCGCGTGAGCAGGCGGCGACCGACGCCGCGCTGGCCGGACACACCGACCTCGGCGCGCGCCTGGAGAAGGACGGGATCGCCGTCCGGGAGCTGCTGGTGCACCGGATCGAGGAGTACGCCCGGCACTGCGGGCACGCCGACCTGCTGCGCGAGTGCGTCGACGGCCGGGTGGGCCAGTAG
- a CDS encoding NAD(P)-dependent oxidoreductase, whose translation MRIGVIGATGTIGSRVVTEALGRGHHVTAFSRDATRIEEARANVIWKSVDVLDAAGVAAVLPGLDVLISGFQLGNGARDIADTVRRSIADPTVHATAARALVKALESHPRTRLIVIGGAGSLEIEPGLVLADSDERLHGILAALGLPEEYAAAVRGGRDALNVLRQSNRLWTYFSPAQDIAPGERTGRFRIGGDQPVVDADGRSRISAEDAAVALVDEAELPRFVQRRFTVGY comes from the coding sequence ATGCGCATCGGAGTGATCGGGGCCACGGGCACCATCGGCAGCCGCGTCGTCACCGAAGCCCTCGGCCGGGGGCACCACGTCACCGCCTTCAGCCGGGACGCCACCCGGATCGAGGAGGCCCGGGCGAACGTCATCTGGAAGAGCGTCGACGTCCTCGACGCGGCCGGCGTCGCCGCCGTCCTGCCCGGCCTGGACGTGCTGATCAGCGGGTTCCAGCTCGGAAACGGCGCCCGCGACATCGCGGACACCGTGCGCCGCTCGATCGCCGACCCGACGGTTCACGCCACCGCCGCGCGGGCCCTGGTGAAGGCCCTGGAGAGTCACCCCCGGACCAGGCTGATCGTCATCGGCGGAGCGGGCAGCCTGGAGATCGAGCCGGGGCTGGTGCTGGCCGACTCCGACGAGCGCCTGCACGGGATCCTCGCCGCACTCGGACTCCCGGAGGAATACGCCGCCGCCGTGCGCGGAGGCCGGGACGCCCTGAACGTCCTGCGGCAGTCCAATCGGCTCTGGACGTACTTCAGCCCCGCGCAGGACATCGCCCCCGGCGAGCGCACCGGCCGGTTCCGGATCGGTGGCGACCAGCCGGTGGTCGACGCGGACGGGCGCAGCCGGATCTCGGCGGAGGACGCCGCCGTCGCCCTGGTCGACGAGGCGGAGCTGCCGCGCTTCGTGCAGCGCCGCTTCACCGTCGGCTACTGA